A stretch of DNA from Longimicrobium terrae:
GCGCCGGTGCGCATTGCGGCGGCGGCGGACAGCAACTTCTCGTACTGGCACTCGGCCACGTTCAGCAACGACGGCAGCAAGGTGCTGTTCAGCGACGAGTGGGGCGGCGGCGGACAGGCCAAGTGCCGCGCCACCGACCGTCCGGAGTGGGGCGCGGACGCGATCTTCACCATCAACAACCGCCGCGACCTGCGCTTCCAGAGCTACTACAAGCTCCCCGCGCCGCAGGGCGCCGGCGAAAACTGCGTGGCGCACAACGGCAACCTGATCCCCATTCCGGGGCGCGACGTGATGGTGCAGGCGTGGTACCAGGGCGGCCTGTCGGTGTTTGACTGGACGGACCCGGCCAAGCCCACTGAGATCGCGTACTTCGACCGCGGCCCCATGGCCGAGGACGGCTCCAGCTTCGGCGGATCGTGGTCGGCGTACTGGTACAACGGCGTGATCGTCAGCTCCGAGATCGGCCGCGGCCTGGACGTGCTGGAGCTCACGCCCGGCGCCATGCTGACGCAGAACGAGATCGATGCGGCCAAGACGGTGCGGATGGAGTACCTGAATCCGCAGGGCCAGCCGCAGTACACCTGGGCGCCCAGCTTCGTGGTGGCGCGCGCGTACGTGGACCAGCTGGAGCGCGGCAACGGCATGCCCGCGGCCCGCGTCACCTCGGTGCGCCAGGCGCTGGCGAACGCGGAGCGCGCGTCGGGCGCGGCCCGCCGCACCGCGCTGACCACGCTGGCCACCCAGCTGGACGGCCAGGCGACCGGCGCGCATGCCGCCAAGGTGCGCATGCTGGCCGGCACCGTGCGCGATCTGGCCCGCCGGTAAGATCGTTTTCGGCCGATGGCGGACCCGGCTCGTTCCGGGGCCGCCCTCCGGACCGGACCGCGGGATGAAACACAGCAGCCCTCCGATGGATTTCCATCGGAGGGCTGCTGTATTCCGGCGGGTCCGTGCCGCGGACGGACGGCGTTCAGCGCTCGGTCACGCCGCGGCGAAGTCGCGGATCACGTCGCGGACGGGCGCGGGCGCGGCCTCCCACCCGGGGTCCGGGCGGGCGCCGGCTTCCAGGAGCGCACGCGCGATGGCGGGATAGTCGTCCGCCGGGTGGCCGGAGTTCATCGCGCCATGCACGCACCAGCCCAGCGGGGTGGATCCGTGGGATGGATCGCGCGCGGCGATGAGGGCACGGCCGCGGGGATCGCGGAGCACCGCCCGCGTTGCGCCCAGGGAGCCCACCCACGCGGCGCAGTGCAGGGCGGTGCCGCCATCCTGCCCCGGCGTGGCGGGATCGAATCCCAGTTCCAGCATCAGTTCGACGATGGGGACGTCCGCGGCCCAGGCCGCGTCGGGAAGGGCGCGCCGCTCGTCCGGCGCCAGTTCCGCGACGAGCGTGGGGTGCTCCCGCAGAAGCTGCCGCGCCTCATCTGCCCGGGCGGCGGCACAGGCGGCCACGAAGCGCTGGCGCGGGCTGGCGAACGGGCGCATGGCCGCCAGCGCCTCCTCCTGCCCGAACTGCGCGGCCGTCTGGAGCGGGGAGCGGCCGGCGCCGATCGTCCACTGGTAGATGTGGGCGCTGGAGGGCGGGATCGCGCCATACTCCCCGCGGCCGGTGCGCAGGTCCAGGAGCGAGGGATCGTTCTCCAGCATCGTCCGGAGCGCATCCGCCATCCCCAGCGCGGCCGCCAGAAAGACATCCGCCGAGGCCCCGCGCGACACCAGGTGCCGGGCCAGGTCGTAGCGGGCGGCGCCCCGCGTTCGGTCGAGCATCCACTGCGCGGGGGTGGCGCGGTGGTCCACGTCGCGCGCGTCGATGTCGGCGCCGCGCGAGAGGAGCAGGTCGGCGACCTCCGTCGACCGGGCAAAGTGCAGCGGCGTCTGCCCGTCGCCGCCGCGCTCGTGCACGCGCGCGGGATCGGTGTCCAGCATGCGGGCGAGCAGGTCGGGGCGGTCCAGGTTGGCGGCCGCGCACGCATCGGGCGTGGCGCCGGCCCGCAGCAGCCGGTCGGCGACTTCGCCCGTGGCGACGTGCAGGGGATGGAATCCACCCGCCCACCACTCGCTGCGCCGGTCGGGATCCGCGCCCGCGTCCAGCAGCGCATCCACCACGGCAACGTCGCCCGTGCCCGCGAAGTGGACGAGCGCGGGCGCGTTGAACGGAAAGACGGGCGCGTTGATGCGGCCGCGCGCGGCGGGGTTCCGCAGCAGCGCGGTGCGGATGGCGCCGGCGTCGCGCGAGGCAAAGGCGCGGTGCACCGCAGCCAGCATGGCGGGTGTGACCTCGCCATCCGCCTGCTCGACGTGGGAATTTAGCGCGGCCCAGTTCGCGAAGCCGTGCTCGCGCGCCAGCACGAACTGCGCGTCGGCCAGGGTCAGGCGCGGCTTGTCGGGAAGGTGGCGGCGAAAGCGCGCGAGCGCGGCCGGGCTTCCGGCGCGAAGGTCGCGCAGGAGCTCCTTGGCCTGCTTGCGCTGCTGTTCGGGGGAAGGGTGGGGCGGGAGGGAACGTCCGGGATCGGGCATGCAACAGCCTCCTTCGGTAGCGGCCGTCGTCCGCGCACCCGGCCCGAAGAAGGGGTCACGTGCTCCGTGCACTGCCTGTCGGATGGGCGCAGCCCTTCCCGCGGACCGGAGGCGTTCCGCAACGCCGGGAAGGATGATACGGCGGCGTGCGCCCGGCGCCAAGTCCCCGTCCCGGACTCCGGAACCCGGGGACGGGTGATGCCGGTGCACGACCCGCGATCGCCGCTGCTCTCCCGCGGGATGGAGTGGCTGTTCGCCGCGCGCGCTACACGGTCGCGGTAGTCTCGGTGGGGGAACTGGCGGAGACGGCGGATTCAAAGGCCTGGCGCACCTCGGCCGCGCCCTGCCCGGCGATGCGCAGGAACTGCTCGGCGAGGTCGATGGCTTCGTGCTTGGACGCCACGTTCACCAGCGCGAAGCCGGCGATGAGCTCCTTGGCCTCGGCGAACGGCCCGTCGACCACGCTGGCTTTGCCGCCCTTCAGGTGCAGGCGCGCGCCGTGGGAGCTGGGGTACAGCCCCTCGTAGCCCACCAGCACGCCGTCGCGGCCCAACTGGTCCAGAAAGCGGCCCATCTCATCCAGGTCCATGCACGGAGGCACATCCACCTCCGAGTCCTGGTCGTTCTTAAACAGAATCGTAAAACGCATCGGAGATGATTGCCGGGTGGACGGATCGTGGAGTCATCGAGCGCACATACTACTCAAAAGTTGTGTGTGCGACGAGGCTCTGCGAACGTGAGTATGTTCTGGGGGCTGAACGGTCCGTCAAGAGGCTGGAAGATGTGCCGAAGTACCAGATGCATCAATGGTTTGCACACGCACTCCATTCTGCATAGCTTGAGGTACGATGTACCCGCCGCAGCGTATCTCTTTCCAAAGCCTCTTCTTCAACCAAATGACTGATATACTGGCAACGCTGGAAAGCCGGGAAATTCTAATCCGGGTGCGGATTGACTATGTTCGTGATTCTCCTGACCCCGCGCGCGTGTTTCGCGCGATGTCCCGGACCATCGAAGCAATCCGCCATCTTGAAGACGATCTCGCGAAATCAGTAGCGGTAAGCATCCAGCCTGTCGTACTTCTTCAGGATATCGAGGCCGGATCACTGGTCACGTGGATCAAAACGACTCTTGACGTCTTGGGTGATGATACCGGCCTGTCAACAGGATGGGAACTCCCGACGGCGAGGTACCTCAGGCGGGCGGTCATTGCGGTTTTGAGCTTCATTGAGGATCGGGAGACCATCTCGACTGAAGAAGAAGCTGTCACGCTTCAACGCAACCTTGTGGAGATCGCGAACGACAGCGGAGCTACTCTGCTGCAGTCTGGGCCAGTACCCATGCCCAACCTCTACAAAGATCTCAGAGAATTCGGGGCAGCTGCGGCTGAACTCGGCCCGGGCGATACCGCCTCGGTTTCATCGGCAGGAGAGTCGGTGTCGCTGAATCCGCGGTTTCGCCTTTCATCCGATGAGTCACAACGGCTCCTTACGCGCGCGGTCAGCACCAACAAGGCGGTTTTGAGTCTCGTCGTAAAGAAGCCCGACTATCTAGGTGCATCCATGTGGGAGGTGCGTTATGATGACCGAGTAGTTGATGCAAAGATTTTGGATGGTGACTGGTTGAATCAATTTCAGTCTGGATCGGTTCCGCTTGCCCCTGGTGATGGGCTTCGGGCTGAAACCGTGATTGAGATTCACAAAGGGGAAAACGGGACGACGGTCGCGGAGCACTACTACGTCACGAAAGTACTTCGCGTGCTTCCGGGTCTGTCCGATCTTCAGGGGGCACTTCCACTTGCTGGATAACTTTTAAAAGGTGTGCCCTATGACTACTTCGTCATTGGAGAAGCTGACGGCCGCTAGACGTGATGCTCTGATCAGCAAGAGCCTGATAAGCCTCAGCACAGAGTACCTCTTTGTACTGATGCCATTCATAGTCATTCTAGGATTTCATCTTCGGAAAGGAACTGGACTCGGACCCGTTCTAAGCGTTGCTGACTGGTCATTTGCCAGTGCGGTCTTATTTGGCCAGACCGTAACAAAATTAATCGCGGGATTCTCCGCTACGCGGAGGCGCAACTCGCCGGAAAAAGCAACACTCATTACCGCGCTCGTACTCGTAATGGGACTGGTCCCATCACTCCTGATCCTGTACCAAGTTCTTGACTCGACGAAACCAGGGTTTGCCTTGATCATTACCCAATTGTTCTATTTTGCGCTGGCCTCGCTGACCTTTTTCGTCCTCGGTTCTTCTGGGCAAGTGATCCTCGCCCAAGCAGATGAGTCCGCTGCTCGCGATGGCGCTCGGGAGAGCAGTCAGCGCTGATTCCAATTCTCGGAGATGGCGGGGAGACTGGTTTCGATCCAGTCGGCGAGGGCGCGGACTTTTTCGGCGGCTTCGCGGCCCAGCGGGGTGAGGCTGTACTCCACGTGCGGCGGCACCACCTCGTACGCCACGCGCTTCACCAGCCCGTCGCCCTCCAGCCACTGCAGGGTCTGCGCGAGCATCCGTTCGCTCACGCCGCTGATGCGCCGGCGCAGTTCGCTGAAGCGGTGCGTGCCGCCCTGCAGCGCCAGCAGCACCAGCACGCCCCACCGGCTGGTGACGTGCTTGAGCACCTCGCGCGACGGGCACTCGGCCATCAGGTCGCCGCGCTGCAGGCGCTCGGACAGCGGCACGGGGCCGCCCACGGATTCGGATTCAGTGTTTTTCATACTTACATTAATGTACGTACTTACGAATCGTTAGTGAAGGGTGGTACCTTCTCCCCGTCGAAGTTCTGCTCACGAAAAACACGGGGAGTCTGAATATGAGCATCGGAATCACGGGCGCCACGGGCCATCTGGGCCGCCTCGTCATCAACAGGCTGAAGGAGCAGGGAAGCGCGGGCGAAATCATCGCGCTGGCGCGGTCGCCGGAAAAGGCGGCCGACCTTGGGGTCACGGTCCGCGCGGCGGATTACGACCAGCCCGGCACGCTTCGGCCGGCGCTCGAAGGCGTCGATACGCTGCTGCTCATCTCCGGGAGCGAACTGGGCAAGCGCGCGGAGCAGCACGCCAACGTCATCCAGGCGGCCCGGGTGGCGGGAGTGAAGCGCATCGTCTACACGTCGCTGCTGCATGCAGATACGTCCACGCTGAGCCTGGCCGCCGAGCACCTGGCCACGGAAGCCGCGGTCAAGGCGTCGGGCATTCCGTACACCATTCTGCGCAACGGATGGTATACGGAGAACTACGCCGCCTCCATCGGCGGGGCGGTGGCGACGGGCGCGGTCGTCGGCAGCGCGGGCGAGGGGCGCATCTCGTCCGCGGCGCGCGCGGATTACGCGGACGCCGCCGTCGCGGCGGTGACGGGATCCGGGCATGAGGGAAAGACGTACGAGCTTGCCGGCGACGCGGCGTGGACCCTCAGCGATCTGGCCGCCGAGATCTCGCGGCAGACGGGCAAGACCATCTCGTACAACAACCTGCCGGAAGCCGAGTACGCCGCCGCGCTTGCGGGCCACGGGCTCTCTCAGCCGGTGGCGCAGGCGATCGCCGGGTTTGATGTCGCGGCCTCGCAGGGAGCGCTGTTCGATGACTCGCGCCAGCTCTCCACGCTCATCGGCCGGCCCACGACTCCGCTCGCCACGAGCGTCGCGGACGCGCTCAAGCAGGCTGCGTAACATCGTTCGATCAACGATGGACATCGACGGAGGGCGCGGCGCCGTGTGGCGCCGCGCCCTCCGTTCGTCCTGCACGCCCACCGCAATCCATCCACCGGCCCTCAACACCTGAGCGGGGGATGATCAGCATCCGCTCAATCATGACCGCACGCGTGGATGATCAGCATCCACGCGATCCGAACCGTTCCCGCCAATCGAGGTGGATGATCCACGTGATCGATACGCCGCGCGAAGAACACTGGGTGGCGGGGAACGAGTGTCATCCGCCTCCCCTTGCGCGGACGCTGCACTTCCGGCTTGATTCTCGCAATGAGAACGTTCACTGCCGGACCCGTGCACCTGGGAGGACAACCGTGAGCGCCACAACCCCCGTCAGCATCCCCGAGCCCGTTCCCGACTGGGCCGTCCGCTACAACGCGGGCGATTATCCGCCGCATGGCGTTACCGGCGACGCGGTTGCGCTCGCGCTGGCGTGGAACGGCGGCGAGTGCTCGCTGCAGGCGCTGCTCGTGGTGCGCGGCAAGGACCCGTTCGCGGGGCTGGACGCGTGGCCCGGCGGCTTCATGGAGTGGATGGACGACGAGGATTCGCTGCAGACGGCCATCCGCGAACTGCGCGAGGAAACCGGCGTCGCCGCTCCGGAGTTCGTGGAGGCGCTGGCCAGCTACAGCCGCAACGGCCGCGATCCGCGCCAGTTCGCCGGCTACCGCGACGAAAAGACGGGCCAGTGGATCGCCCGCGGCGCGCGCGTGACGACGAACGCGTACCTGATGCTCGTCCGGCGCGCGGAGGGCGACGCGCCGGCCCACGCGGATGACGCCAGCGACGCGCGCTGGGTGGACGTGTACTCGCACCTGCCGTGGGAGGACGTGCGCGAGGGCCGCACCGCCGCGCTGCACGCCTCCGAGGCGCTGGACGCGTGGGCCGCGAAGGGTTCTTCCGGCCGCGCGGGCCAGGTGGCCGACGCGTTCGGCCGCGACGAATGGAACGAGGAGCGCACCGCCGAGCGCTTCGCCCTGCTGATGGAATCCGGCCTGGTCCCCGAGTCGCGCCGCGACCTGTGGGGCCGCAGCGAGCCGCGCGAGGGAGATGCGCGCCTGGGGCGGGAAATGGCGTTCGACCACCGCCACATCCTGGCCGACGCGCTGGGGCGGCTGCGCGGCAAGATCAAGTACCTGCCCGCCGCGCTGATGGCGCTCACCGGCCCCGAACTGACGCTGGACGAGCTTCAGGCGGCGTGCGAGGCCATCGCCGGGCGGCCGCTGCACCGCGCCAACTTCCGCCGCGCCGTCGCGCAGCAGGGCACCGGCGAAACGCGCGCGCCGCGGCTCGTGGGCAAGACCGGCCGCACGCGCCAGCGCGAGGGACGCGGGCCGGGCGTGGCGCCGGAGATCTACCAGTTCCTTCCGGAATCCACCCGCGCGCGGCTGGAAAACTCCATCCGCTTTCCGTGGCTGCCGCTCGCGGAAGGCCGGTGATCCGTCGGCGCCAGTCGCCCGTGCCGGGTTGACGCAGCGGCCGAAGTATATTATTCTCGTTACGAGAACGTCAGTGCCGGGCAGGAGCTTGCCGGCGCTTCCTCACACTGACCGGGATCCGATGTCCTTTACCACAACGCCCTCCGCCGCCGCGGACCGCTCGCAGTCGCTGCAGGACGGCCTGCGCCAGTTCGGCGCCGAGGTCTTTCAGTTTGATCCGCGCATCGCGGGCGGATGGCTTTCGGACCGCTACTTCGTGCGCACGGCCAACACGCTGCGCCACGCGGGGCGCGATCCCGTCATCACCATGCAGGTGTTCGCCAAGCGCAAGGGCGTGCTGGCCGGCGTGTACGAGGCGCTGCGGCTGCTGCAGACGCAGCTGGCGCCGGGGTACGACTTCAACGAACTGGAGATCGACACGCTGCTGGAAGGCGACGAGATCAACCAGGGCGGGGAAGACGACTGGGAGCCGGTGATGCACGTCACCGGGCGGTACGGCGGATTCGCGCACCTGGAAACGCCGCTGCTGGGCGTACTTGCGAGGCGCTCGCTGGTGGCCAGCAATACGCGGCGGGTGGTGAGCGCGGCCGGCGGAAAGCCCATCATCTTCATGGCCCCGCGGCACGACGACTGGCGCGTGCAGACGCCGGACGGCTACGCGGCCGTGGTGGGTGGGGCGGAGAGCGTGTCGAGCGACGCGGCGGGGGCGTGGTGGGGCGCGCAGGGCGTGGGCACCATGCCGCACGCCATGATCGCGGCGTTCGGCGGAGACACGGTTGCCGCCACGCTCGCGTTCGCCCGCTACCTGCGCGACGAGGAGCCGCAGGTGCAGGTGATGTCGCTGGTGGATTACCAGAACGACGCCATCGGAACCTCGCTGGCCGTGGCGCGCGCCGTTCGCGAGGAGTTCGGCGACAACGTGCTGACGGGCGTGCGGGTGGATACCAGCGAGCGGCTGATCGATTCGTCGCTGATCGGCGACCCCGAGGTGTGGGGCCGCGCCAAGCTGACCGGCGTGAACGCCTACCTCGTGCACAAGCTGCGCGCGGCGCTGGACGCGGAGGGCTTCGGCTACGTGGGCATTGTGGTGAGCGGCGGGTTTACGCCGGACAAGATCAACTCGTTTGAAAAGGAAGGCGTACCGGTTTCCGCCTACGGCGTCGGCAGCAGCCTGCTGGGCCACAGCCGCGGCGAGTCCGGCCTGCTGACCGAGTTCGACTTTACCGCGGACCTGGTGAAGGTGGATGGAAAGGCGGAGGGCAAGGTGGGGCGCACGTATCGCGAGAACCCGCGGATGGTGCGGGTGCGCTGGTAGTTGCCCGACCGCCGGGTCGAGGGTCGCATCCAGCGGCGGATGATCGGGTGCGATGGGCGGCGTTCGCGGGCGGCCCCCACCCGGGCCGGCACCACCGGCCCACCCTCCCCCAAAAAAGACTGGGGGAGGGTTGGGGCGGGGGGAGAACTCGGTGTTACCGGGCGAAGTTGAGCGCGGCGGCGAGTGTCTGGAGCGAATGAATCCGCCGCTCAAACAGCGGGAACCCTCGACACGGCGCTATTCGCGCCCCGTTCGAGGCTTCAACCGCGCCGGATTTGGGGAGCGGTGCCGAGCGTCGCCTCCGCGCTGAGGTCTCCCCCTCCCCCGCTTGCGGGGCGAGGGGGCCGGGGGGAGGGGGGAGCCTGCGGCCGCGCCAATGCCGGCCAGAACGGCTCGAGTCGCAGTTCTCTCCGGCCACAGGGGGCGGGGGAGGGGCCAAAAGACGCGGCGCGTGTGACTCCGGACTGGTGCGTCCGGACTGATCAACCGAATTGACCGGGGAGATCCCATGACGGCGAATACAGGGCGCATCGGGTGGATCGTGGATGCGCAGAACGACTTCATGCTGCCGGCCGATCGCGGCGGGCGGCTGTACGTGCACGACCTGTTCGATGACGGGCGCGACCCTGGCGCGCAGCAGATCGTGCCCGCGCTCGTCCACACGGTCGAGTGGATGCGCGCCAACTGCGACGTCCTCGTCTACACCGGCGACTGGCACGCCTATGGTGACGCGGAGATCGATCCGCAGAGCCCCGACGCCACCAGGGGCACCTATCCGCCGCACTGCATGGGCCTCTCCGACGACGCGGATGAGCGGGAGGGGGCGCAGATCATCCCCGAAATCCGTCCCGAGAACCCCGTCGTCCTTGCGAGAGACGCCACCGCGGACGATGCGGAATCCGTCGTGCGCACGGCGGTGAGCGAGAAGCGGCCGATCTTCATCCACAAAAAGGTGTTCAGCGTCTTTGAGGGCAATGCCGCCACGGATCCGCTGCTGCATGCCCTGCGGGATCATTTCGGCGCGCTGGACGTGGTGATGATCGGCGTGGCGCGCGACGTGTGCGTAAAGGGCGCGCTCGAGGGGTTTCTGGAGCGCGGGCAACCGGTGACGCTCGTCACCGACGCCACGTGGGGCCTGGGCCTGGAGCCCGAAGCCGAAGCGCTGGCCCGGTGGATGAACGACGGCGCCGCCCTGATCACCACGCGCGGCCTGGACCTCCGCGCCGCGCAGACGCCGCAGAAGGGCTGAGCGCGAGGCGGCGGAGTCCAGGCCGGCCCCCACCCGGGCCGGCACCACCGGCCCACCCTCCCCCAAAAAAGACTGGGGAAGGGTTGGGTGGCGGATGGTTTGAGGCGCAGAGCGGAGTGCCGGCGCGGGCGGAGATCGTCGAGCGAATGAATCCGCCGCTCGAACAGCGGGAACCCCCGACACGACGCCCACAGGCGCCGTTCGGGGCTTCAACTGCGGCCGGACCAGGACAACACCGCAGGCGCAGTCTGCGGAGGCGAACATCGTGTGTTTCGAGGCGCGGTTTCAACCGCCGGGCCAGAGCCGGCGGCCCGCGCCGCACTCCGTCCGCGCGCTGAGGTCTCCCTTCCCCCAGGGTTTTTGGGGGAAGGGCCGGGGATGGTGTCCTCTCTCCGCCGAGCGGCACCCTCCGTAATCCACCGCGCCGTCCGCCCGTCCGCCCGTTCGCATCAACCATCAACCCAGCATCCGCACATGACGCTCGCGCTCCGTGACCGCATCGAAGTCGTTCAGGCTGATATCACCAAGCTGGACGTGGATGCCATCGTCAACGCGGCCAACACCTCGCTGCTGGGCGGCGGCGGCGTGGACGGCGCCATTCACCGCGCGGCCGGCCCGGAGCTGGTCGCCGAGTGCCGCATGCTGCACGGGTGCCGCGTGGGGCAGGCCAAGATCACCCGCGGATACCGCCTTCCCGCGCGGTGGGTGATCCATACCGTGGGGCCGGTATGGCAGGGCGGTGATCATGGCGAAGATTCACTGCTGGAAAGCTGCTATCGCGAATCGCTCATCATTGCACGCGGCAAGGAGTTGCATACCATCGCCATTCCCGCCATCAGCACCGGCGTGTACCGCTTTCCCATCCCCCGCGCGGCCCGCATCGCCGCCGCTTCCGTGGCGGACTTCCTCTCCTCCGGCACCCTTCCCGAGCGCGTCATGCTGGTGTGCTTTGGTCATGAGGCGTACACGGAATACTTGACGGCGGTGCAAGAACGCGTTTAAATGATGCCGTATCGGCAACATTGCGATCCACACCCCGCCCAGGAACACGCCGCACGGCGTCTTTTCACCCCGCCCCCGTGCCGGCGGTCCGTCCCCAGGAGAGACCGATGGAAGACCTCCGACAGGTCAAAGAACTGCTCGACGAGATCAACTCCGCCATTTCCAGCTACGACCCGGTTCTCAAGGAGCGCGCCCGCGACCTGCTGCTGGAGCGCGCCTTTGGCCGGGGCGGAGGCATGCTGCGCCCCCGCGCCGCCGCGCCGCAGGGCGAAGCCGAGTCCCAGGGCGAAGAGCCCGCCCGCCGCCGCCCCGGACGCCCCAAGGGAAGCGGCCTGGGCGTGCGCCGCGGCCCCCGCGCCGGCATGAGCATGGGCGCGCTGCTGGAGCAGTGGCAGCCGGAAACCATGGCGGAGCGCGCGCTTCTGGGCGCCTTTGCACTTTCGCGCGGCAAGCCCGACAAGACGGTCACCAGCCAGTCCATCAACGCCGAACTCAAGCGCGCGGGAATCCCCGTTCCCAACATCACCCGCGCCATTGAAAGCAACCTGCGCGGCCGCCCCGCGCTGATGGTGCAGAAAAAGAAGATGGGCACCACTCGCCAGGCCCGGAAGCAGTACGCCATCACCCCCGAGGGCGTGGCCTTCGTGGAGGGGCGCACCCAGGCGGCGTCCGCCGGCGGCGGCGAAGCCGAAGACTGACCCGCCCGGACTACTTTCCACCATCGGCGCCGTCCCTCAGATTGGGGCGGCGCCGATGCGCGTTCTGGCCCGTTCGGGCCCGGACGCCCGCGGCCCCGGCGCGGAGGTTGCTTCGGGCCGCATCAGCCTTGCCGAACCTTTCGCGGGGAACCCGTTTCCCGTCCCGGACACACCGTCGTGACTCGAGCCATCGACACCGCTACCCGCCGGCTGCTCACCGCCTTCGTTCTGCTGATCGCGGTCCTGCTGGGCGTGGGCACCCTGGCGCACTACACGTTCAGCCGCATGTCGGAAGCGAGCGCGTGGAGCGTCCACACCTACAAGGTGCTGCTGGAGGTGGACGGAATGCAGTCCGCCATCTCCGGCATGGAATCCGGCTTCCGCGGATACGCCCTGTCCGGCAATCCGGCGCTGGTGGGGCAGTGGCGCACCGGCCGCGACACCTTCGGCCAGCACCTGCAGGGCGCTCGCGCCCTGGTGCGCGACAACTCCGCCCAGGACCACCGCCTGGACCGGGCCGACAGCCTGTTCCGTGCGTGGATGGGAATGCAGATCGCGTCCGGGATTCTGGACCGCCCGCCGGGGGTCATCTATCCCGCGGGAGGAGATTCCGTGGCCACGGCGCGCCGCCTGGAAACGGTGGCCGGAGTGCGCGCCACCCTGCAGGACGTAGCCGGGCACGAGTCGCTGCTGCTGCGCACGCGGACGGAGCGCGCGGCCGTCCTGCAGCGGCGGGCGCGCCGCCTTCTGGCGCTGGGATCGCTGCTGGGGGTAGGGCTGGCCGTGGTCGCCACCGCCACCCTGCTGGGCCGCAGCCGCCGCCTGGTGGAGATGAACGAGACGCTGCAGGCCGAGGTGGCGGAGCGGGCCATTGCCCGCGACGCGCTGGCCCGCATCAGCCGGCAGAACGAGCTGATCCTGGAGGCGGCCGCGGAGGGGATCTACGGGATCGATCCGCACGGCTACTCCATGTTCATGAACCCCGCCGCCTGCCGCATGCTGGGGATGGCGACGCATGACGCCATCGGCCGCCCCTTCGAGGCGGTGCTGGGGCTGGGCGGGGGGAGCGCCGGGGGCGGGGTGAATCCCATCCGCGCCACGCTGAGCGCGGGCGTGGCCCGGACGGTGACGGCGTCGCAGTTCCGTCGCACGGACGGCTCGTCGTTCCCCGTGGAGTACGAGTGCACGCCCATGAAGGAGGGCGAGATGCTGACGGGCGCCGTCATCACCTTTCGCGACGTGACGGAGCGCCGCGAGGTGGAGCGGATGAAGGACGAGTTCGTTTCCATCGTCAGCCACGAACTGCGCACCCCGCTCACCTCCATCCGCGGGTCGCTGGGGCTGCTGGCGGCGGGCAAGCTGGGAGAGGTGCCGGAAAAGGGGCGGCGCATGCTGGACATCGCCGTGCAGAACACCGACCGGCTGGTGCGCCTCATCAACGACATCCTGGACATCGAGCGCATCGAGTCCGGGCGCGTGACCATGGAGGTGCGCTCCACGGACGCGGCGGAGCTGGCCCACCAGGCGGTGGAGGTCATGGCCGCCATGGCCGAGCGCGCCGGCATCCGCCTGTTCGCCTGGGCCGAGCGGCTGCCGCTGGCCGCGGACCCCGA
This window harbors:
- a CDS encoding ATP-binding protein, encoding MTRAIDTATRRLLTAFVLLIAVLLGVGTLAHYTFSRMSEASAWSVHTYKVLLEVDGMQSAISGMESGFRGYALSGNPALVGQWRTGRDTFGQHLQGARALVRDNSAQDHRLDRADSLFRAWMGMQIASGILDRPPGVIYPAGGDSVATARRLETVAGVRATLQDVAGHESLLLRTRTERAAVLQRRARRLLALGSLLGVGLAVVATATLLGRSRRLVEMNETLQAEVAERAIARDALARISRQNELILEAAAEGIYGIDPHGYSMFMNPAACRMLGMATHDAIGRPFEAVLGLGGGSAGGGVNPIRATLSAGVARTVTASQFRRTDGSSFPVEYECTPMKEGEMLTGAVITFRDVTERREVERMKDEFVSIVSHELRTPLTSIRGSLGLLAAGKLGEVPEKGRRMLDIAVQNTDRLVRLINDILDIERIESGRVTMEVRSTDAAELAHQAVEVMAAMAERAGIRLFAWAERLPLAADPDRILQVLTNLLSNAVKFSPPGGEVTVTTEAREGEVLFRVVDQGRGIPEDRLDAIFERFQQVDSSDAREKGGTGLGLAICRSIVQQHGGRIWVESEMGKGSTFLFTLPTQTPGIPAPLPAPEPAPVQAAEPEDQGEGPLILVCDDDPAFLASVREILHGWGYRTTGVTDGDAAVREAARVRPRAILLDMMMPGMNGSETLRALRSRPETADIPVVILSALKPMPRVREHAEVAGWVEKPFEDSGLLHALEEAVARRARPRRVLLVEDDADLAGVLVEMFGRHGIEAMHASTGVEAVSLSRTQPPDMIVLDLGLPHGDGFWVVERLRDQGGRGVPLVVYSARELDEEERGRLRLGRTEFVTKGRVAPEEFERRVVTLLNQIAPVGRAEETDEPHHTAG